The Pandoraea vervacti DNA window GCCCCTCCTGTCCCCGGGCCAAGTGTGGCCGCAAGGCTCAGGCACCGTTTTGCAAATGAGAATCGTTTGCAGTATAGCAAACAAGCGCCGGGGGGATACGACGGAGATGATGGCCGTTGCCGCTACGCGTAGCGCGTATGCCACAGCGTCCGGCGACGGCCATCCAACCATGGGTTCGGTCACGGGGTCATTCGGTGAGCGGTCAGTAGTAGGCGTCTTCGAGCAGCATGTCCTCGAAGAATGCGCCGAAGCGCTGTTGCGGATCGCGCAGATGGATTTCCAGAATCCAGCGCATCGGCGAAGGCGTCGAGTCGAAGTCGGCCAGCGAGCCGGTATGGATGGCGGCGTGCGGGAAGTCCGATACGCGATGCCCCGGCAAGTCGAAGTTCAGCGTCCAGCCCATGCGACGCGCCACGTCGTCGGCGTAGGCGTACAGCACCTGTCCTGTGGCGCCTTCGCGTTGCCATTTCGCGCGCACGTCGTGGAACAGCGTTTCGGCGTCGCGCGCGCAACGCTCGTATTCGGCGTGCTCACCGACGACGAAACTCGCACCGCCGTCGCCCTCCCATGCTTCGAAGCGCGGTGCGATATCGATGAAAAACAGGTCGTTTTCCCGGAGCACGACTCCCAGTTCGGATGGCTGCCGCATCGGCTTGAGGGTGTTCGTGCCGAAGCGCACGCGCGTCGGGTGCCAGCTCAGTTCCAGACCCGCCTCAGCAAGCACGCGCTT harbors:
- a CDS encoding M24 family metallopeptidase; amino-acid sequence: MSNSANFSAVRYPDEASLAERVGPAFSVDGMLAARNKTRAAIAEIARHVHPGMIEEDAVVMAKRVLAEAGLELSWHPTRVRFGTNTLKPMRQPSELGVVLRENDLFFIDIAPRFEAWEGDGGASFVVGEHAEYERCARDAETLFHDVRAKWQREGATGQVLYAYADDVARRMGWTLNFDLPGHRVSDFPHAAIHTGSLADFDSTPSPMRWILEIHLRDPQQRFGAFFEDMLLEDAYY